The Pangasianodon hypophthalmus isolate fPanHyp1 chromosome 14, fPanHyp1.pri, whole genome shotgun sequence nucleotide sequence tgatagtggtactggacttaatactgctcctcccTGGAGTCGATATCACACAAGACAAATGTGCTTAAATTCAAGGTCAGAACTGCAAATGGATGGGTTTTCAGCAAACAGGTTTTTTCAGCAGACTCCACCTGTTAATTCCTGTGTAACTCTCTGAATAACACTTATAAAAGCAATCGGCTAtagtacagtgtgtacagtttTGCTGTTATTAAATCCTCATTATGCACAATGAGCTCTGAATACAGATCTAAATCCAAAGTTATCCCATCACACATTCACTTCAGAATCTAAATGGGTGAACCAATGACTATATACATGAGTGGACAACATGGCACCATTCACTTCCATTGTGCAAATTAAAGCCATTAAAGCCTTTTCTGGGTCGAAATAGGAGTCATTATCTTGTGAAAATTGAGTCTGTGTAGTAGAGACCTTGGAGCCAGAGCATGCACAGTAGATACGGCCGGGTGGGCAGTGGGTCCGTCTCTCACCCGCCTATATTACTTATGGACTATATGTGAGCTTGCACGCTGATATTACCTGAAGTGCAACATGAGCACCGGCTAACTCGAAGTAGCAAGTATAgcgttattaattaatatgtaaaatgcaaATTGTAGTCGTATAATTTTTGCAGGCATATTGATTTTACTCTTGTCAGgagattttagagctttgacTCATGAGTGAGTGAGCTatcatttgctagctagctgacattatctgtcattttaatcaaagtaatatGAGTAGTAAAAGTGGTGAATGTAAggtaccaactgaaaatatactaGTAAACCAGCATTTACagatgtggacaaatttgttggtactcTTATAGCGCATTGAAACAATGCTTTGTTCctcctgaaaagtgatgaaattaaaagcaattgtCTCATGTATACCTGCATGCCTTTGGTGTGTCAtagagtaaagcaaagaaagtgtgaaaagagtTAAATTATTGCCCAGTGACAACAGCTCTATGTTCACAgccaaaaaaattcagctttcaaagaaaagaacaacaTAGCTACTATGAAACATGGAGGAGGCTCAGTTATGTTTTGGGTCTACTTTGCTGTGTCTGGCACTGGTGCCTTGAATCTGTTCAGGCCACAATGAAATCTCAAGACTATCAAGGCATTCTGGAGGGAAACGTACTGCCTagtgtcagaaagctctgtCTCTAATGAATGAGCTGAAACATGCAGTCTGGAGAAGGCACACTGCAAACCTGAGACAGctggagcagtttgctcaggaagagtgggaCAAACTACCTGTTGACAGGTGCAGAAGTCTCATTGAGAGCTACAGATACTATAAAGGTTGggcaacaaaatattaggttaagggtcccatcatttttatccatggcattttcatttgatttattatttaaaatattctgctgaatcaaaaatcaaaagcaaagtctgatttttattgAATATGGAATAAACAGTGATGGATGCCAGTTACTTTCAGTTTGaagttatttcagagaaaattgtgAGTTCTTCTTTTTTCGTGGATgagtaccaacaaatttgtccttGTCTGTACACTCAACACAGCATAtttttgaggggaaaaagtAGCTGCTCTCCATGATTTTCATCTAGCTCTGACACATGTAATAAATTATCTAGCTGAACGGCGAAGTGTTCTTTTATGCGCCTCTCATTCTGTTGATGTGACTGACTAACATTACCATTATACAGTCAACAATCaattgttatgaaatttagTTAGCGTCAACTGTCTGGGTTTATGCCACTCATGTTGGTTTGCTAGATATAATATCCGTACACCGagacatcaaaatgagcaacattcctgaaaaactgcaaagaactcTGTGCTGAAGGTCTGGTAGAACAGTTcacagcagaacaagacataGCTTTGCTACAGAACTGTCAAGCTTTAGGTCCGTGCTGGAAAGTGCATGTGCGTTCATGAAACTTGACTATAATGTCCAAAAAAAtgtcaatcacctcatcaaccaTGCACTTTTATTGGGGGAGATGTTAATGGTCAAATGAGCGTGTAAAATTGACAGAAGactattcctgaaaataatttgggaagatatattttaaaaatttaagttGACCATTGATATCTCATTGATTTAATTTTACCACTGATTTAAGCCACCTGTCTCATTAACTGACATGGGCATGggttaaaaattgtactgcagccagccactagaggtcCTCAGAGAtcttttggcttcacttttgaatccAGAAGAATGGGCAACATCCACCCACATGTAGAGTCACTGAGTTGAACTATGTTTTCCCAAATGAACACTAGGTGACAGCCAAGTCAGTGCCAAGACAAGCCCAGTAGTTGCTATGAAGACTTTGATTTTTCATTACTGTTGTGTTATGTGAAGGCCCTAGTACTGGTGTGTGAAAGAAGCACAGTGtcagcatttattttatacacactatacatcaaGATGTTCTTTAATCAGAATTGTCTGTACAACATGAAAGTTATTTTAACTGAATTCATATGACACATGAACAGTTCTTTCAGAGCCTCTTCTTAATCAGCTTTGCGTCTGGGCATCGAGGCCACCAGAAGCCAGTAACAGGAAAATCCAGTGCCTAAACAGAACCAGACAGATGAGATTTAGCAATAATGCGCTAGAGCTGCAGACTGGATTCAGAGATTTGAATAATGATTCCTTATCCTACCAACAATAGTAAGGGTCATGGTTACTCGGTAGAGTAGCATATCAGTGCTTCCCCCTTTGATGTGGACAGGCAGACCATTGTCCTCCTGAAAAACACATGATTCGTTAAATGTGTTGCAGTCATGTTTCCTCTCCTACACTACATTATAGACACTATTTACATATATACTGGATTGAGCTCAAAACTGGAAAGAGTTCTATACAAGTGTACAGCTTATCAATTGACGAAAGTGTGTTTCCTTTCAACTTGCTGCTCACCTGGAAAAGCTTCTGCTTCTCTGGAACCCTGTTCTTCATCTGCCTGGCTGTTGTACTGAAGGCCTTGGTGGCCACTCGTTGAAGGCTCTGCAGAAATTTCAcacaaagtatttttatttatattaaatgtatggTATATTCCAGTCAACATGGTAAAATTACTGTTAGATGCCTCACTAGACAAGTACCAATTTTTAGTCCTGTTATAAGCCAGCATGAGACATTTGGGCCTAATGATCTTAGGGGAAAAACTCCCCCAAGCAAATATAGATTTTATTGTACActgtatggtcaaaagtatgtggacacccaaccatcacacccatatatggttcttccccaaactgttgccataaagttggagtcacacaattgtctaaaatCTCTTTGTAGGCTGTaccattaagatttcccttcactgtaatTATGGGACCCAAACCTGTAGCAGGAGAGCTAGAAATACAAAAGGAAATAATTCATGGCCATCTTGTGGATttgtttaattctgtttaatttaaGCTAGGCTAATGATCTGGCGTTCTTGACCAGAGACTACACTTTCATGGAGCAAATACTGTATAGGACAGACCTTGGCCTAACACTAATAAGCTAACATAGAATTTTTGACTGTTTGcatgactacacacacacacatctttagcACAAGAGATTATTGCTTATATGTTGTTAAATGTTACAGTTGGTCTTGATAGTCAGAGCATATTTGATACTTTAACCCCTTGTACAGATTCAACATAATTTTAAAGTTGCTGGAACTTAGATGTTGGAGGAAGTATTAGGATCCTTCTGTGGGTCACCACTTGATGATCCTGTTCTAGAGCAATGTTCAGAgcaatcattttatatatagccCACTCACTACTAGGAAACATTTACagcatcttaaaaaaaagaacacctgtacaggtGAAGACTGCCAGAAGTGTGCAGCTGATAGACATCACCTTCAGTATGAAATATACCCAGTGTCATGTGATGtctatatcattattattttattagatttaaacCATTGGCCAGGTTTGTAATTTACTCACGTTTAACGGGTGGAAGATTCTCCGCAAGTGGGAGCTCAAGTAATTTTTGTGTGTCATGATTGAAACAGAGAAATTTATAATTTTCTAGACTTTAGAACATTTGGAGAAATCAGAATCACAataatgctttttcttttctgatagtGATACTGATATAAAAACCTCAAGTATCATCTATCATCCGATATCGATACtcgtgatatttttttctttaaaacctacttcaaagctttaaaatgattctttaaaatgattctttatctgaagcacttcacttaaaaatacaggaaaagcTAAAAGCATGACTTGTACAAAACCACAgctttttttatattcacttaaactcttttacagaaaaatcattTATGcttgcaaatataaataaatataacaaagtATGAatatgttgttctttcagctgcttctGTTAGGGGTCTCCACAGTAGCTCATTGGTCTGCaagtttgatttggcacaggttttgcACCAGATGAACTTCCCTCCTGATGATCCCGGTGAGAGCACGGGATCCTAGATCTGATGGAGATCAAgcataaagtataaatataataaaaacaatcctagcggaaaaaaaaatacagttaagTCTCTTTAAATGTGAACAATTCCAGTTCCAGAAAAAAGTCCTTTTGTGTTGTAAGGTCAACACAGCTGACAAAACAGTAACTCCCACACTTTGCTTTGTTGAATAGCTCACTGGTGGGATGTTAATGTCAGGCTACATGGCTGCACagctatatatatgtatatatgtatatgtgtgtgtgtgtgtgtgtgtgtgtgtgtggcatcgCAATGCaaaaattcatgcagatacaggtcaagaggttcagttaatgttcacatcaaacatcagaaaaatgtcatctcagtCAGTGTAACCACGGCATGGTGGTTGGTACCACttaggctggtttgagtatttcagaaactgctgaactcATGGGAGTTtgacacacaacagtctctagagttggAAAAGGACCAGATCAGTTTTTTCTAATCTTCTAACtgcccaatgtggtcttctgctgttgtagcccatccacctcaaagtcgATGTTTTGTACATGCTGAgacgcttttctgctcaccacggttgtaaagagtgattatttcagttactataaccttcctggcagctcgaaccaatctggtttactctgacctctcttatcaacaaggcatttccactaACAGAGCTGTGGCtcattcaatgttttttgttttccacaccattctgtgtaaactctggagactgctgtgtgtcaaaatcccaggagatcagcagtttctgaaatactcaaactagcccatctgataccaacaaccatgccacaatcaaagtcacagagatcacacttttccccattctgattctgccacatgattcgctgattagataactgcatgaatgtgcatatgtacaggtgttcctaataaagtggacggtgagtgtatataaagaataacaaaaacaaaacatgcccTGACATTACATTATGTTCTGTGCTTTAACGTAGTGTTTCATATGACCTCCAGTGTGCTGGTGCTGAGCCATAACAACAAAAACTGTCCTTGTTACTTTTTTGCGCTGTGTTCTTACATACAAGTCTTGATCCTAAAATGGatcccaaaaacacacaagatGCTGTTATTAACCATGTtcaaagattattttaaaactcCAGATAAGCTCTTCTGAGGTTATGCAAAGAAGTGACCCTATATTAAACTTAG carries:
- the LOC113533081 gene encoding cytochrome c oxidase subunit 7A2, mitochondrial produces the protein MRHLLSLQRVATKAFSTTARQMKNRVPEKQKLFQEDNGLPVHIKGGSTDMLLYRVTMTLTIVGTGFSCYWLLVASMPRRKAD